In Candidatus Methylacidiphilales bacterium, the sequence TTTAAATGATGTAAGTTTACGATGTAGCAATGAAACTTCGCACGCAGTTGCTGTTGCAGCCGGCCCATCATACGTTTTTGAAGCGCAAGGCCCTGGAACGCAATTCCTCGATTTCAGCCGCGTTGCGCGATTTGTTGGACGAAAAAATGTCTGAGTCCAAAGCTGTAACGGAGAATGATCCGGTGCTGAAACTCGTTGCAAAATATGCCAGTGGTTATTCGGACACGTCCCGCCGGTCCAAAGAAATTCTGTATGGGAACTCTTCCAGGTGAGGCAGTCCGTTTTTCTGGATTCCAGCGCAATTTACGCCCTTGCGGATGGAGATGATTCAGCTCATGGCAAAGTGGTGGAGTGCTACACAAAAAGCCGCTATGTCATCACCCATCAGGCGGTGCTCATGGAAGCATTTTCGCTCATTTCCAAACGCCTTCACCGGGTTGCTGCGGTTGAGTGGATCGGGGCACTGCGCCATTCGCCAAAAATTGAGGTGTTTACTCTCGATAAGGATTTGATCGATGGGAGTTGGGCGCGATGCGTCAAATATGCCGACAAGGAGTGGGACTGGATTGATTGCGCCAGTTTTGAGTTAATGGAACGGCGTGGAATCAAATCGGCCCTTGCCCTGGATCAACACTTCCGCCAGGCCGGGTTTCGTTTGATGATAACTTGAAAAGGAAATGAGCAACGAACAACAGGCGGAGCTGAGCCGGGAACGTGGCGCAGGGGTTGGAACAAATCCGGACCCAAAGCCTCTGCAAATGCTCAGTATTGTCATTCCGGCCCGGGATGAGGAAGGGTGCATTGAATCCACCGTCGAACATTTGCATCTGGAGCTAAAATTGAATGGGGTGCCGCATGAGATTGTGGTGGTGGACGACGGCAGTTCGGACCGGACCTGGGAGATTCTTATAAAGGCCGGGGACCGGATGCCGGAACTCAGGGCGGTGAAGAACGAGGGAAGACACGGTTTTGGTTGTGCGATCCAAAAGGGTTTGGATGTCATGACGGGTGATGCGGTTGTCATCATGATGGCGGATGAGTCGGACGATTGCCGGGATGTCGTCCGCTATTGGCAAAAACTCAACGAGGACTATGACTATGTGTTCGGCAGCCGCTTCATGAAAGGCGGGGCGTCATCGATTATCCGTGGGTCAAGTATATGCTCAACCGCATGGCCAACCAGTTTGTCCGCATCCTTTTTGCCATTCGTTTGAATGACACGACCAATGTGTTCAAGGCCTATCGGAAGTGGACAGGCAAGATTGAAGGATGAAGGAGGATAGACAGGGTTGTCATTTCCTGTAAATATCGTTGAGGAATGACCGCTTGAACCGCCAACATCCTCTTGTAGAACAAGAGAATGTTCATGGTTTTAGTGGCTGGCTCGGTCGGATGTCAGGAATGGTTGACAGACCCCTTTTCCTTTTCTCCGTTATCGCAGGTCAGGAAGGCGCTAAAGTTTGATTCGCAATCTTAATGATGAATTTATGACGCCGAATTACGATAATAACGAAACAAAGTACAAACCCATAGACTTGACCGCGGTTTGTATAGCCGTGGCAGTGTGGCTGGTTTTGTCGGGCTGGATTCTTTCATTGCTTTCACAGCTTAATGCTGTGGGATATTGGATTTCCGCCACCGTGCTTGGTTTGGTTGTAGT encodes:
- a CDS encoding glycosyltransferase family 2 protein, coding for MSNEQQAELSRERGAGVGTNPDPKPLQMLSIVIPARDEEGCIESTVEHLHLELKLNGVPHEIVVVDDGSSDRTWEILIKAGDRMPELRAVKNEGRHGFGCAIQKGLDVMTGDAVVIMMADESDDCRDVVRYWQKLNEDYDYVFGSRFMKGGASSIIRGSSICSTAWPTSLSASFLPFV
- a CDS encoding PIN domain-containing protein; this encodes MRQSVFLDSSAIYALADGDDSAHGKVVECYTKSRYVITHQAVLMEAFSLISKRLHRVAAVEWIGALRHSPKIEVFTLDKDLIDGSWARCVKYADKEWDWIDCASFELMERRGIKSALALDQHFRQAGFRLMIT